TTTTTATGAAAAAAATTTTGGCACTATTTTTTATGGCTAGCGTTGCGTTTTCACAGTGGCTAGAGATAGACAAAACTCACTCAGATGTAAAATTTGTGATAAAACACCTAAGTATATCAAATATAAATGGGCATTTTGATGACTACGAAGCGGCGATAGATTTTGATGCTGCTAAAAAAAGGATAAATTCGCTTGAGGCTATCGTTAAAGTTGATTCGATATATACAAAAAATAGAACTAGAGACCAAAACCTAACTAGCGAAATATTTTTTGATACACAAAAATTTAAAAGCATGACTTTTAAGATGACAGATAGTGATGATAAACGAATTTATGGTATCTTAAAGATAAAAGATGTTAGTAAAAATGTTGTTTTTGACTATACTTATAATGGCTCGGCTAAAAATATAAATGGTGGCTTAGCGCACAGCTTTACTTTAAAAACTATGCTAAAAAGGCGAGAGTTTAATGTCGGTAAAGATTATCCTATTGAGTTTATAGGTGATAATGTTTGGATTACTATAGATATTGAGGGAAATTTGCGTGGAGATACGCAAGAAAAATCTAAACAAAATGAGTAAAAGGGGCTTAAAGCCCC
This portion of the Campylobacter suis genome encodes:
- a CDS encoding YceI family protein, which gives rise to MKKILALFFMASVAFSQWLEIDKTHSDVKFVIKHLSISNINGHFDDYEAAIDFDAAKKRINSLEAIVKVDSIYTKNRTRDQNLTSEIFFDTQKFKSMTFKMTDSDDKRIYGILKIKDVSKNVVFDYTYNGSAKNINGGLAHSFTLKTMLKRREFNVGKDYPIEFIGDNVWITIDIEGNLRGDTQEKSKQNE